One Canis lupus dingo isolate Sandy chromosome 29, ASM325472v2, whole genome shotgun sequence genomic region harbors:
- the OTUD6B gene encoding deubiquitinase OTUD6B isoform X3, translating to MISKDKKAALEKEREERIAEAEIENLSGARHIESEKLAQILAARQLEIKQIPSDGHCMYRAIEDQLKEQKCPLTVAALRSQTAEYIQGHVEDFLPFLTNPNTGNMYTPEEFRKYCDDIVNTAAWGGQLELRALSHILQTPIEIIQADSPPIVVGEEYPKKPLILVYMRHAYGLGEHYNSVTQLVNTATENCS from the exons ATGATATCCAAG GACAAAAAAGCTGCATTGGAAAAGGAGCGAGAAGAAAGGATAGCTGAAGCTGAAATTGAGAACTTGTCTGGAGCTAGGCACATAGAAAGTGAAAAACTTGCTCAAATATTGGCAGCTAGACAGTTGGAAATTAAACAGATTCCATCTGATGGCCACTGTATGTACAGAGCCATTGAAGATCAGCTGAAAGAACAGAAATGCCCCTTGACCGTGGCTGCCTTGAGAAGTCAAACTGCTGAATATATACAAGGCCATGTGGAAGACTTTCTGCCGTTTTTAACAAATCCTAATACAGGAAATATGTATACTCCAG AAGAGTTTAGAAAGTACTGTGATGATATCGTCAACACAGCTGCATGGGGAGGTCAGCTTGAG ctAAGAGCCTTGTCTCACATTTTGCAAACACCAATAGAGATAATCCAGGCAGATTCTCCTCCTATTGTAGTTGGTGAAGAATATCCAAAAAAACCATTAATACTTGT aTATATGAGACATGCATACGGCTTAGGAGAACATTACAATTCTGTTACACAGTTGGTGAACACAGCTACTGAAAATTGCAGCTAG
- the OTUD6B gene encoding deubiquitinase OTUD6B isoform X2: MGPRVKGEGGSAGPRGLRPLPARVRGSPVVMEAALAEELDEEEQLARRHRRERKELQAKIQGMKNAVPKNDKKRRKQLTEDVAKLEAEMEQKHKEELEQLKLNSKGGKIDSVAVNISNLVLENQPPRISKAQKRRDKKAALEKEREERIAEAEIENLSGARHIESEKLAQILAARQLEIKQIPSDGHCMYRAIEDQLKEQKCPLTVAALRSQTAEYIQGHVEDFLPFLTNPNTGNMYTPEEFRKYCDDIVNTAAWGGQLESKL; the protein is encoded by the exons ATGGGGCCCCGGGTGAAGGGTGAGGGTGGAAGTGCCGGGCCGCGCGGGCTGCGGCCTCTGCCGGCGCGGGTGCGCGGCTCCCCGGTCGTCATGGAGGCGGCGTTGGCCGAGGAGCTCGATGAGGAGGAGCAGCTGGCGAGGAGGCACcgcagagagaggaaagagctgCAAG CCAAAATTCAGGGTATGAAGAATGCTGTTCCCAAGAATGACAAAAAGAGGAGGAAGCAACTCACTGAAGATGTCGCTAAGTTGGAAGCAGAAATGGAacagaaacataaagaagaaCTGGAGCAACTAAAGCTGAATTCTAAGGGGGGAAAA atagaTTCTGTTGCTGTTAACATTTCAAACTTGGTTCTCGAGAATCAGCCACCTCGGATATCAAAAGCACAAAAGAGACGG GACAAAAAAGCTGCATTGGAAAAGGAGCGAGAAGAAAGGATAGCTGAAGCTGAAATTGAGAACTTGTCTGGAGCTAGGCACATAGAAAGTGAAAAACTTGCTCAAATATTGGCAGCTAGACAGTTGGAAATTAAACAGATTCCATCTGATGGCCACTGTATGTACAGAGCCATTGAAGATCAGCTGAAAGAACAGAAATGCCCCTTGACCGTGGCTGCCTTGAGAAGTCAAACTGCTGAATATATACAAGGCCATGTGGAAGACTTTCTGCCGTTTTTAACAAATCCTAATACAGGAAATATGTATACTCCAG AAGAGTTTAGAAAGTACTGTGATGATATCGTCAACACAGCTGCATGGGGAGGTCAGCTTGAG agcAAGTTGTAA
- the OTUD6B gene encoding deubiquitinase OTUD6B isoform X1, whose protein sequence is MGPRVKGEGGSAGPRGLRPLPARVRGSPVVMEAALAEELDEEEQLARRHRRERKELQAKIQGMKNAVPKNDKKRRKQLTEDVAKLEAEMEQKHKEELEQLKLNSKGGKIDSVAVNISNLVLENQPPRISKAQKRRDKKAALEKEREERIAEAEIENLSGARHIESEKLAQILAARQLEIKQIPSDGHCMYRAIEDQLKEQKCPLTVAALRSQTAEYIQGHVEDFLPFLTNPNTGNMYTPEEFRKYCDDIVNTAAWGGQLELRALSHILQTPIEIIQADSPPIVVGEEYPKKPLILVYMRHAYGLGEHYNSVTQLVNTATENCS, encoded by the exons ATGGGGCCCCGGGTGAAGGGTGAGGGTGGAAGTGCCGGGCCGCGCGGGCTGCGGCCTCTGCCGGCGCGGGTGCGCGGCTCCCCGGTCGTCATGGAGGCGGCGTTGGCCGAGGAGCTCGATGAGGAGGAGCAGCTGGCGAGGAGGCACcgcagagagaggaaagagctgCAAG CCAAAATTCAGGGTATGAAGAATGCTGTTCCCAAGAATGACAAAAAGAGGAGGAAGCAACTCACTGAAGATGTCGCTAAGTTGGAAGCAGAAATGGAacagaaacataaagaagaaCTGGAGCAACTAAAGCTGAATTCTAAGGGGGGAAAA atagaTTCTGTTGCTGTTAACATTTCAAACTTGGTTCTCGAGAATCAGCCACCTCGGATATCAAAAGCACAAAAGAGACGG GACAAAAAAGCTGCATTGGAAAAGGAGCGAGAAGAAAGGATAGCTGAAGCTGAAATTGAGAACTTGTCTGGAGCTAGGCACATAGAAAGTGAAAAACTTGCTCAAATATTGGCAGCTAGACAGTTGGAAATTAAACAGATTCCATCTGATGGCCACTGTATGTACAGAGCCATTGAAGATCAGCTGAAAGAACAGAAATGCCCCTTGACCGTGGCTGCCTTGAGAAGTCAAACTGCTGAATATATACAAGGCCATGTGGAAGACTTTCTGCCGTTTTTAACAAATCCTAATACAGGAAATATGTATACTCCAG AAGAGTTTAGAAAGTACTGTGATGATATCGTCAACACAGCTGCATGGGGAGGTCAGCTTGAG ctAAGAGCCTTGTCTCACATTTTGCAAACACCAATAGAGATAATCCAGGCAGATTCTCCTCCTATTGTAGTTGGTGAAGAATATCCAAAAAAACCATTAATACTTGT aTATATGAGACATGCATACGGCTTAGGAGAACATTACAATTCTGTTACACAGTTGGTGAACACAGCTACTGAAAATTGCAGCTAG